One window of Methanobacterium alkalithermotolerans genomic DNA carries:
- a CDS encoding DUF2096 domain-containing protein produces MSSLVVEQTWLVLVDLLTDLKNKGIDVPTSINEDIRLLRTSINFYKADTTHPDMMKELKRINDSINSIQDQLLNLAQDVSEKYYNEWLEKLKKVSLGEEIYKTSKTKSRFMVGAPPGFNAARVTLKEPLAEERVQDIAEDNNLIIEFVEDNVIAIYGHGDNVKNGLKKIGSFFKDY; encoded by the coding sequence ATGAGCAGCTTAGTGGTAGAACAAACCTGGCTGGTTTTGGTTGATCTTTTAACTGATCTTAAAAATAAGGGTATTGATGTTCCCACCTCTATAAATGAGGACATAAGACTTTTAAGGACCTCTATTAATTTTTATAAAGCAGATACAACCCATCCGGATATGATGAAGGAATTAAAGAGGATAAATGATTCTATAAATTCCATTCAGGACCAATTATTAAATCTGGCCCAGGATGTTTCTGAAAAATACTATAATGAATGGCTGGAAAAACTCAAAAAAGTTTCCCTGGGGGAAGAAATCTATAAAACCAGCAAAACAAAATCTCGATTTATGGTAGGAGCCCCACCTGGTTTTAATGCAGCTCGAGTTACCTTAAAAGAACCTCTTGCTGAAGAAAGAGTCCAGGATATTGCAGAAGATAATAATCTCATCATAGAATTTGTGGAAGATAATGTTATCGCCATTTATGGGCACGGGGATAATGTTAAAAACGGACTTAAAAAAATAGGCTCTTTTTTTAAGGATTATTAA
- a CDS encoding ABC transporter ATP-binding protein, with the protein MEEYVIEAQNLSKNYNGFKAVDGLNLKIKKGEVFGFLGPNGAGKTTSISMMVGLLQPSQGKVLINGVNVEKVDKIVIGICPQELVLWENLTCMESLKLMGDMYEVPGDVLKKRAEKLLQDLFLMDKADTIASKLSGGMKRRLNLALALIHAPNIVVLDEPSEGLDPQSRRVLWNFIKSLRDNEGKTVILTTHLMDEADRLSDRIAIMDHGKLLLLDTPANLKKQIGEGDVVEMKLNDPEKNKEIIEYLENMHLIESAHVIDNHINIRALNAVALLPQIMRYMEDNKISVADLSIRQNTLEDVFIELTGTGLRE; encoded by the coding sequence ATGGAAGAATACGTTATAGAAGCCCAAAATCTGAGTAAAAATTACAATGGATTTAAGGCGGTAGACGGCCTTAATCTTAAAATCAAAAAAGGAGAGGTTTTTGGTTTTTTAGGGCCTAATGGTGCTGGTAAAACCACATCCATTAGTATGATGGTAGGACTACTGCAACCCAGCCAGGGAAAAGTCCTGATAAATGGAGTAAATGTGGAAAAGGTAGATAAAATAGTTATAGGTATCTGTCCCCAGGAACTGGTTCTATGGGAAAATTTAACCTGTATGGAGAGCCTTAAACTGATGGGAGATATGTACGAGGTTCCAGGAGACGTTTTAAAAAAAAGAGCTGAAAAATTACTCCAGGATCTTTTCCTGATGGATAAAGCAGATACAATAGCTTCTAAATTATCTGGAGGGATGAAAAGACGTTTAAATCTTGCTTTAGCATTAATACACGCTCCAAATATAGTTGTTTTAGATGAACCTTCTGAGGGCCTTGACCCCCAATCAAGAAGGGTTTTATGGAACTTCATCAAATCATTACGGGACAATGAAGGCAAAACTGTAATTCTTACCACCCATCTAATGGATGAAGCCGATAGATTGAGTGACAGAATAGCCATAATGGATCATGGCAAATTACTTCTTCTGGATACTCCTGCTAATTTGAAAAAACAGATTGGAGAGGGTGATGTGGTGGAAATGAAGTTAAATGATCCTGAAAAAAATAAAGAGATAATTGAATATCTGGAAAATATGCATTTAATTGAATCTGCCCATGTAATTGATAACCATATCAATATAAGGGCCCTCAATGCAGTGGCTTTACTTCCTCAAATAATGAGATATATGGAAGACAATAAAATTTCTGTTGCAGATTTATCCATCAGGCAAAATACATTAGAAGACGTTTTTATTGAATTAACTGGCACAGGATTGAGAGAATAA
- the hdrB gene encoding CoB--CoM heterodisulfide reductase subunit B, translating to MEIAYFLGCIMNNRYPGIEKATRILFDKLDIDLKDMEGASCCPAPGVFGSFDKTTWAAIAARNITIAEDMGADIMTECNGCFGSLFETNHMLKEDEEMKEKINTILAETDREFKGDVNVRHFAEVLYNDVGLEKLSELVDQPLNLNVAVHYGCHFLKPSDEIKIDNPEKPTILDEIVEATGAKSVPYKDKMMCCGAGGGVRSRDLDVALDFTREKLTNMKEAGVDAIVNVCPFCHLQFDVGQMEIKNKIGDDFDIPVFHLAQLLGLAMGLAGDELTLDSHQICTDDAVKKCLDFSELDVITGGE from the coding sequence ATGGAAATCGCATACTTCTTAGGATGTATCATGAATAACCGATACCCTGGTATTGAAAAAGCTACTCGAATTTTATTTGATAAATTGGATATTGATTTAAAGGACATGGAAGGCGCATCTTGCTGCCCTGCTCCTGGTGTATTTGGTTCCTTTGATAAAACTACCTGGGCTGCTATTGCAGCTAGAAACATAACCATTGCAGAAGACATGGGTGCAGACATCATGACTGAATGTAATGGTTGTTTTGGTTCACTCTTTGAAACCAACCACATGTTAAAAGAAGACGAGGAAATGAAAGAAAAGATTAACACCATCCTGGCTGAAACCGATAGGGAATTCAAAGGTGATGTTAATGTAAGACACTTTGCAGAAGTGCTCTACAATGATGTGGGATTGGAAAAACTCTCAGAATTAGTTGACCAGCCTTTAAACTTAAATGTAGCAGTACACTATGGTTGCCACTTCCTCAAGCCAAGCGATGAAATCAAAATCGACAACCCGGAAAAACCTACCATTCTGGATGAAATAGTAGAAGCAACCGGTGCCAAATCAGTTCCCTACAAGGACAAAATGATGTGCTGCGGTGCTGGTGGGGGAGTAAGATCCCGGGATCTGGATGTTGCTCTGGATTTCACCCGAGAAAAACTAACCAACATGAAAGAAGCAGGTGTAGATGCAATAGTAAATGTTTGTCCTTTCTGCCACTTACAATTTGACGTGGGACAAATGGAGATTAAAAATAAAATAGGTGATGATTTCGACATACCTGTTTTCCATTTAGCTCAACTACTAGGTCTGGCCATGGGATTAGCTGGTGACGAATTAACTCTGGACTCACATCAGATATGTACTGACGATGCAGTCAAAAAATGTCTGGACTTCTCAGAGTTAGATGTAATCACTGGAGGAGAATAA
- the mtnA gene encoding S-methyl-5-thioribose-1-phosphate isomerase: MKTMLWEDNQLLLIDQTKLPDEIVYFTCKTYQDVIKAIKTMVVRGAPAIGVSAAFGMVLADLAGEDLEKAASEIKNSRPTAVNLFWAVDRILASPSPRDEALKMYQEDIKTNQMIGKHGSPVIDDGDTILTHCNAGALACVDYGTALGVIRAAFAQGKKINVICDETRPLGQGARLSVWEMQQENIPVKLIVDSAAGYLMQQGKIDKVLIGADRVFKGGVANKIGSLMVALSAKRYGVPFYVAAPLSTFDYDKSIGEIEIEERGPEEVLLYGNCRIAPENTEVLNPAFDIVPDDLISGIITEKGILDPI; encoded by the coding sequence ATGAAAACCATGCTCTGGGAAGATAACCAACTATTACTGATTGATCAGACTAAATTACCAGATGAAATAGTATATTTTACCTGTAAAACATATCAAGATGTTATTAAGGCCATTAAAACCATGGTTGTAAGGGGAGCTCCTGCAATTGGAGTTTCAGCTGCTTTTGGAATGGTTTTAGCTGATTTAGCTGGCGAAGATTTAGAAAAAGCAGCATCAGAAATTAAAAATTCCCGCCCCACAGCGGTTAATTTATTCTGGGCAGTGGATAGAATTTTAGCATCACCCTCCCCCCGGGATGAAGCACTAAAAATGTATCAGGAAGATATTAAAACCAATCAAATGATTGGAAAACATGGTTCCCCAGTCATTGATGATGGGGACACCATCCTCACCCATTGCAATGCCGGTGCATTAGCCTGTGTGGATTATGGTACTGCTTTAGGTGTTATAAGGGCAGCATTTGCCCAGGGTAAAAAAATTAATGTTATATGTGATGAGACCCGTCCTTTGGGCCAGGGAGCCCGTCTCAGTGTATGGGAAATGCAGCAGGAAAACATACCGGTAAAATTAATAGTGGATAGTGCAGCGGGATATCTCATGCAACAGGGCAAAATAGATAAAGTGCTAATTGGCGCCGACCGGGTTTTTAAAGGAGGTGTAGCAAATAAAATAGGATCTTTAATGGTAGCACTATCGGCTAAAAGATATGGAGTGCCTTTTTATGTGGCTGCACCTTTGAGCACCTTTGACTATGATAAATCCATTGGGGAAATAGAGATTGAAGAGCGAGGACCTGAAGAAGTACTGCTATATGGTAACTGCCGCATAGCTCCGGAAAATACCGAAGTACTAAATCCAGCATTTGATATAGTTCCTGATGATTTAATAAGTGGGATAATTACAGAAAAAGGCATTCTTGATCCCATTTAG
- the dph5 gene encoding diphthine synthase has product MLYFIGLGLYDEKDVSLKGLEALRNSDKIYVEFYTARLFGTTISSLEEIMDRKVEILSREQVEEEEIPLKNAETNKVAFLSAGDPLIATTHADMMIEAKKRGIKTRVIHSSSILSAAPGISGLQAYKFGKVTTIPFPEKNFFPHSPYLLIKNNLEQNAHTLVLLDIRAHEDRYMTVNQGLDYLLKVEDTLNEGVITKNTLAIGLARAGSDEPVIRADIIKKLIKEDFGGPLHSLIIPAPLHIVEAEYLVAVAGAPEDIINRI; this is encoded by the coding sequence ATGCTTTATTTTATTGGTTTAGGACTTTATGATGAAAAAGATGTGTCTTTGAAAGGATTGGAGGCATTGAGAAATTCAGATAAGATATATGTGGAATTTTACACTGCCCGCCTATTTGGAACCACCATATCTTCTTTGGAGGAAATAATGGATCGTAAGGTGGAAATATTAAGTAGAGAACAGGTAGAAGAAGAGGAAATCCCCTTAAAAAATGCTGAAACTAATAAAGTTGCTTTTTTAAGTGCGGGTGATCCTCTCATTGCTACTACTCATGCCGACATGATGATTGAAGCTAAAAAAAGAGGGATAAAAACCCGGGTAATTCATTCTTCTTCTATTCTATCTGCAGCTCCCGGAATATCCGGGTTACAGGCCTATAAATTTGGAAAAGTAACTACTATTCCCTTCCCGGAGAAAAATTTCTTCCCTCATTCTCCCTACTTACTTATAAAAAATAATCTGGAACAAAATGCCCATACCCTGGTTTTACTGGACATAAGGGCCCATGAAGACCGGTACATGACGGTAAATCAAGGCTTAGACTATCTTTTGAAGGTGGAAGATACTCTAAATGAAGGTGTAATTACAAAAAATACTCTGGCGATTGGTTTAGCAAGAGCGGGATCAGATGAACCAGTAATAAGGGCAGATATTATAAAAAAACTGATTAAAGAAGATTTTGGAGGTCCCCTACACTCCCTGATCATTCCGGCCCCACTGCATATTGTAGAGGCAGAATACCTGGTGGCAGTAGCAGGAGCCCCTGAAGATATAATTAACCGAATTTAA
- a CDS encoding class I SAM-dependent methyltransferase: MLAFKVPKQSANDLRKFLLIKEWIDLDFKIKTDDKSVFIPLNRRLEDYILENLPLSKWGNIEIVNMEFESLKRSPKSIKEYLQGKLDDEKIEDLKKSFDIIGDVVILEIPAELEDDKYSIGEAALKFTRRKAVYRKSSEIKGVIRTRQLEHLAGEDDSLTIHQEYGSRLALDIKKVYFSPRLATERNRIASQVQTGEKILDMFAGVGPFSILIARKKTVNIYAVDINPDAVGFMKKNIQLNKLKGKIVPLEGDVREIVSVKKIKVDRTIMNLPGFAWEFLDTAVDSLVEGGVLHYYEFAADYKRAISRIKKAAYPRDVEILGLKKVKSSSPGEWQVVVDARIS, translated from the coding sequence ATGCTTGCTTTTAAGGTACCTAAACAATCAGCCAATGATTTACGTAAATTCTTATTAATAAAAGAATGGATTGACCTGGATTTTAAAATTAAGACCGATGATAAATCTGTTTTTATTCCTTTAAATAGAAGGTTAGAGGATTATATTTTAGAAAATCTGCCCCTTAGCAAGTGGGGTAATATTGAAATCGTAAATATGGAATTTGAATCCTTAAAGAGATCCCCTAAAAGTATTAAAGAATATCTGCAGGGAAAACTGGATGATGAGAAAATAGAAGATCTCAAAAAATCTTTTGATATAATAGGGGATGTGGTTATCCTGGAGATTCCTGCTGAGTTGGAAGATGATAAATATTCTATTGGGGAAGCTGCCTTAAAATTCACCCGTAGAAAAGCAGTATATCGCAAAAGCAGTGAAATTAAAGGAGTTATTAGAACCAGGCAATTGGAACATTTAGCTGGTGAAGATGATTCACTCACCATCCATCAAGAATATGGATCAAGATTGGCACTGGATATTAAAAAAGTATACTTCAGTCCTCGTTTGGCTACGGAGAGAAATAGAATTGCATCACAGGTACAGACGGGAGAAAAAATACTGGATATGTTTGCGGGAGTAGGGCCCTTTTCGATTTTAATTGCCCGAAAAAAAACTGTGAACATCTATGCCGTGGATATCAATCCTGATGCAGTAGGCTTCATGAAAAAAAATATCCAGTTAAATAAGCTTAAAGGAAAGATAGTGCCCTTAGAGGGAGATGTAAGGGAAATTGTATCTGTAAAAAAAATAAAAGTAGACCGGACCATTATGAATCTTCCCGGGTTTGCCTGGGAGTTTTTAGATACTGCTGTGGATTCCCTGGTAGAAGGAGGAGTGTTGCACTATTATGAGTTCGCAGCAGATTATAAAAGGGCTATTTCACGGATAAAAAAGGCAGCTTATCCCCGTGATGTGGAAATTTTAGGATTAAAGAAGGTCAAATCCAGCAGTCCCGGTGAATGGCAAGTGGTAGTGGATGCCCGAATTTCTTAA
- a CDS encoding radical SAM protein gives MDEKTKESKFAHITRAHPCFNEKMHDKVGRVHLPLAPRCNIYCNFCTRDINKCEQRPGVASRIMDVDQAVDHVEKVTEDMPISVVGVAGPGDALANEETFEFFKKIHEKFPDLIKCMSTNGLLLKDKAEELARLNISTITVTVNAIDPEIGKEIYSHVVYKDQLYKGEEGFKILSKNQLDGIEKISNLGVIVKVNSVLIPGLNDKHIVDIAREVKKRGASLMNIIPLIPLNKMKDYPKPDCAQISEVRDAVEEIIPVFRACTQCRADAYGIPGKHGEDKHLDMTPASHY, from the coding sequence ATGGATGAAAAAACTAAAGAATCAAAATTTGCCCATATTACCCGGGCACACCCCTGTTTTAATGAAAAAATGCATGATAAAGTGGGAAGGGTTCATTTACCCCTGGCCCCCCGTTGTAATATTTACTGTAACTTCTGTACCAGAGATATAAATAAATGTGAACAAAGACCGGGAGTAGCTTCTCGGATAATGGATGTGGATCAAGCAGTAGACCATGTGGAAAAAGTAACCGAAGATATGCCTATTTCTGTTGTAGGAGTAGCTGGACCAGGTGATGCCCTGGCCAATGAAGAGACTTTTGAATTTTTCAAAAAAATCCATGAAAAATTTCCGGATCTAATTAAATGTATGAGTACCAATGGTCTTCTTTTAAAAGATAAAGCTGAAGAATTAGCCCGGCTGAATATAAGTACCATAACCGTTACGGTAAATGCTATTGACCCTGAAATTGGTAAAGAAATTTATTCCCACGTGGTTTATAAAGACCAGCTATATAAAGGGGAAGAAGGATTTAAAATTTTATCTAAAAACCAGCTGGATGGTATTGAAAAAATTTCCAATCTGGGAGTAATTGTGAAGGTGAACAGTGTGCTCATACCAGGATTAAATGACAAGCACATTGTGGATATTGCCCGGGAGGTAAAAAAAAGAGGAGCCTCCTTAATGAATATAATACCACTAATTCCCTTAAACAAAATGAAAGACTATCCCAAACCGGATTGTGCCCAAATAAGTGAAGTTAGGGATGCGGTAGAAGAGATAATTCCAGTATTCAGGGCCTGTACTCAGTGCCGTGCCGATGCATATGGAATTCCCGGTAAACACGGTGAAGACAAGCACCTGGACATGACTCCCGCCAGCCACTACTAA
- a CDS encoding DUF749 domain-containing protein, which yields MFIATLAGIFNLKDLPEEYSSFVQYKASLEKRDIEDNDEIAILAIQGTESYHVLFLKAYNNIREIEDELKLADAKINHTSLNILEGHL from the coding sequence TTGTTTATAGCAACTCTTGCAGGCATATTTAATTTAAAAGATTTACCTGAAGAATACAGCTCTTTTGTGCAATATAAAGCTTCTCTTGAGAAAAGAGATATTGAAGATAATGATGAAATTGCTATCCTGGCCATTCAGGGTACAGAAAGCTATCATGTATTATTTTTAAAAGCATACAATAATATCCGGGAAATTGAAGATGAATTAAAATTAGCTGATGCTAAAATTAACCATACTAGTTTAAATATACTGGAAGGACATTTATGA
- a CDS encoding metallophosphoesterase — MKILAISDLHGKIHPGLDNYLKNNKIDLIVISGDITHFGPPELAQDLLDQMGSYNIPIIAIPGNCDPQGIHVCLENCKALNVHAKSLSLKNIAICGFGGSNPTPFDTPIEFGEVEIYEELDKLLLEMKDQDVKILITHAPPYNTQADKLFTGEHVGSKSIREIIEKYKPDLNICGHIHEAQSVDTILKTIVVNPGQLSDGSACLINIGDEELENGTYAIDSKFIKL; from the coding sequence ATGAAAATACTGGCTATTAGTGACCTTCATGGCAAGATCCATCCTGGATTGGATAACTATCTAAAAAATAATAAAATTGATTTGATTGTTATTTCCGGGGATATAACTCATTTCGGGCCACCTGAACTGGCCCAGGATTTGCTGGATCAAATGGGGTCCTATAACATACCCATTATAGCTATTCCTGGAAACTGTGATCCTCAGGGAATCCATGTTTGTTTGGAAAATTGTAAGGCATTAAATGTTCATGCTAAAAGCTTATCCCTAAAAAATATTGCTATTTGCGGATTTGGAGGTTCTAATCCCACTCCTTTTGATACACCTATTGAATTCGGGGAAGTGGAAATATATGAAGAACTGGATAAACTCCTCCTGGAGATGAAAGACCAGGATGTTAAAATCCTCATCACCCATGCCCCACCCTACAACACCCAGGCAGATAAACTATTCACCGGTGAACATGTAGGGAGCAAAAGCATTAGAGAAATTATAGAAAAATATAAACCCGATTTAAATATATGTGGTCATATCCATGAAGCACAGTCAGTGGATACCATTCTTAAAACCATAGTGGTTAATCCCGGTCAGTTATCTGATGGTTCAGCATGCCTCATTAATATTGGGGATGAAGAACTTGAAAATGGAACTTATGCCATAGATTCTAAATTCATTAAGCTATAA
- the hdrC gene encoding CoB--CoM heterodisulfide reductase subunit C: MSVLKRLKNFLSGEKEESTEEKKTESPESKVSNTSQVAKDKTPEAAEVSTKKDEVPDKVEEVKVAEVSTKKDEVPDKVEEVKAETTETETAEDSSSLKEEPTEKPADEVESVEETEETSEDELEPQNVTDEKPKLERSEKMTLLDRDENLLKREDIDKEFSQEIKEAGGDSLEYCFQCGTCTGSCPSGRRTPYRVRQIIRKTNMGLKDEVMADPNLWMCTTCYACQERCPRKIKIVDVVKLARNHAAQAGFMAPAHKMTGSFVIKTGHGVPINDATMELRKRVGLGELPPTTHQFPGALEEVQTILKATGFDSLIGYNWETGELE, from the coding sequence ATGTCTGTATTAAAACGCCTTAAAAACTTCTTAAGTGGGGAAAAAGAAGAGTCAACCGAGGAGAAAAAAACAGAATCTCCTGAATCTAAAGTTTCTAATACTTCCCAGGTTGCTAAGGATAAAACTCCTGAAGCTGCTGAAGTTTCCACTAAAAAGGATGAAGTTCCTGATAAGGTGGAGGAAGTAAAAGTTGCTGAAGTTTCCACTAAAAAGGATGAAGTTCCTGATAAGGTGGAGGAAGTAAAAGCTGAAACTACTGAAACTGAAACTGCAGAGGATAGTTCTTCTTTAAAAGAGGAACCAACTGAAAAACCTGCAGATGAAGTGGAAAGTGTGGAAGAAACTGAAGAAACCTCTGAAGATGAACTCGAACCCCAAAATGTAACTGATGAAAAACCAAAACTGGAAAGGAGTGAGAAGATGACTCTACTTGACCGAGATGAAAACTTATTAAAAAGAGAAGATATCGATAAAGAATTTTCCCAGGAAATCAAAGAAGCTGGAGGAGACAGTTTAGAATACTGTTTCCAGTGTGGTACCTGTACTGGTTCCTGTCCTTCCGGAAGGAGAACTCCTTACCGTGTCAGGCAAATTATTAGAAAAACCAACATGGGATTAAAAGACGAAGTAATGGCTGACCCTAACTTGTGGATGTGTACCACCTGCTATGCCTGTCAGGAAAGATGCCCCCGGAAAATTAAAATTGTGGATGTAGTTAAGCTGGCCCGTAACCATGCGGCCCAGGCTGGATTTATGGCACCTGCTCACAAAATGACCGGATCATTTGTAATAAAAACCGGACACGGTGTACCTATCAACGATGCCACCATGGAATTAAGAAAAAGAGTAGGTCTGGGAGAATTACCACCAACCACTCACCAGTTCCCGGGAGCATTAGAAGAAGTTCAAACCATCTTAAAAGCAACTGGCTTCGATTCCTTAATTGGATACAATTGGGAAACCGGAGAACTAGAATAA
- a CDS encoding archaeosine tRNA-ribosyltransferase yields MEVELMKKSMLEIKIHDGPGRAGIYGELTTPAVLPLESISLCEDEAMPYEVPRDLAKWSVEETLKKAGNCEEEFAVVHGSKYVDLRIECAKKLEEMGFNALLIANSDELLQRPRDLVKMVTSLREAVSPNTALCLPFADTSFLPLLAYMGLDLFSDSVCEFYGYLNIIMTPSASYNLEKYPLMELNTEELIEYNKKSLDLVIKEIYENIKNGTLRNLVEQRSCSSPAIMSTLRILDKEYISFLEKYTPIH; encoded by the coding sequence ATGGAAGTAGAACTTATGAAAAAAAGTATGTTAGAAATAAAGATTCATGACGGGCCAGGTAGAGCAGGTATCTATGGTGAACTAACCACCCCTGCTGTTTTACCCCTGGAATCCATCTCACTTTGTGAAGACGAAGCCATGCCTTATGAGGTTCCCCGGGATCTGGCAAAGTGGTCTGTGGAAGAAACATTAAAAAAGGCCGGTAATTGCGAAGAAGAATTTGCAGTGGTCCATGGATCAAAATATGTTGATTTGAGGATAGAATGTGCAAAAAAACTGGAAGAAATGGGGTTTAATGCACTTTTAATAGCCAATTCTGATGAATTATTGCAAAGACCCCGGGATCTGGTAAAAATGGTGACCAGTTTAAGGGAAGCTGTTAGCCCTAACACCGCATTATGCCTGCCATTTGCAGATACTTCCTTTTTACCATTACTGGCATATATGGGTTTAGACCTGTTTTCAGATTCGGTATGTGAATTTTATGGTTATTTAAATATCATAATGACTCCCAGTGCCTCTTACAATCTTGAAAAGTATCCCTTAATGGAATTAAATACTGAAGAATTGATAGAATATAATAAAAAAAGCCTGGACCTGGTTATAAAAGAAATTTATGAAAATATTAAAAATGGTACCCTGCGTAATTTGGTGGAGCAGCGATCCTGTTCATCCCCGGCTATTATGTCCACCCTTAGAATTTTAGATAAGGAGTATATATCATTTTTAGAAAAATACACTCCTATTCATTGA
- a CDS encoding class I SAM-dependent methyltransferase, which translates to MKKEKNKHVHHGKSTRDILDPGQVLLNVGIKPGDIFVDAGCGDGFISLEASKMVGEKGMVYAVDIHDKSLESLEKEIQNKKSGNISLLLADITRKLPLEDDSVDIYFMANVFHGLVSNNEVTNTMKESLRILKPGGMLAIVDFKKVKNTPGPPLEVRLEPEEIVETLLSCQLQEPKIIDTGPYHYLVLASSR; encoded by the coding sequence ATGAAAAAAGAAAAAAATAAACATGTACACCATGGTAAATCCACCCGGGATATACTTGACCCGGGTCAGGTTCTTTTAAATGTGGGAATAAAACCCGGAGATATTTTTGTAGATGCCGGTTGTGGGGATGGTTTCATCTCTTTAGAGGCATCTAAAATGGTGGGTGAAAAGGGAATGGTTTATGCAGTGGATATTCATGATAAGTCCCTTGAATCCCTGGAAAAAGAAATCCAAAACAAAAAGTCAGGTAATATTTCCCTGCTTTTGGCAGATATAACCCGTAAGTTACCTCTAGAAGATGATAGTGTGGATATCTATTTCATGGCCAATGTGTTCCATGGGCTGGTGTCCAATAATGAAGTAACAAATACCATGAAAGAATCATTGAGAATATTAAAACCAGGTGGTATGCTGGCCATAGTTGATTTTAAAAAAGTTAAAAACACACCAGGCCCACCTTTAGAGGTACGTTTAGAACCAGAGGAAATAGTGGAAACCCTCCTCTCCTGCCAACTACAAGAACCAAAAATAATTGACACCGGACCCTATCATTATCTGGTTTTAGCATCAAGCAGATAA
- a CDS encoding ABC transporter permease, giving the protein MKFISIAIKDFKELIRDQRGLFMILGFPLFFMLVFGFAFGGMGQENEPHLLAVVNYDQGAIFPLTNEEVNFGNNFTEVLQDSKYEDSDVNLFNVTVTTEFEADRLIKSREVDAAIIIPEDFSQSMVQLINSNLNQQNIMVIPEGTTNSSNNFTSVIIKGDTSFSNFGVSQAILVGTLQQFQEETVSAISETISPSTAPSAESITTSVESVPGTESFSMFDFLAPGMMVFAILLLATTVAAALSREVETGTLARLKMSRMRSFDLLFGGLIPWSLVAAAQIVILLVVAIIMGFKWQGGLNSLILAIFIAVIGGIASVALGMIIAAFAKNDRQAANLGTLVTVPVSFLSGAFFALPPVVIGDFLGQQVQIYDLLPWTHTLTALRAVLTFGEGLNDITYSLGWMIVLTLILFVIGVGIFSRTRLSAEN; this is encoded by the coding sequence ATGAAATTTATCAGCATCGCTATTAAAGATTTTAAGGAACTTATAAGAGACCAGAGAGGTCTTTTCATGATTTTAGGGTTTCCACTATTTTTCATGCTTGTTTTTGGATTCGCATTTGGTGGAATGGGCCAGGAAAATGAACCACATTTACTGGCAGTGGTAAATTATGACCAGGGGGCCATTTTTCCCTTAACTAATGAAGAAGTAAATTTTGGAAATAATTTTACAGAAGTTCTACAGGATTCAAAATATGAGGATAGTGACGTTAATCTATTCAATGTTACCGTGACCACGGAATTTGAAGCAGATAGACTCATAAAGAGCCGGGAGGTTGATGCGGCCATCATTATTCCCGAAGACTTCTCCCAATCCATGGTACAACTTATTAACTCTAATTTAAACCAGCAAAATATCATGGTAATCCCGGAGGGGACAACTAACTCCTCTAATAATTTCACCTCTGTAATAATTAAGGGAGATACCAGTTTTTCCAACTTTGGGGTTTCTCAGGCTATACTGGTAGGCACCCTCCAACAATTTCAGGAGGAAACGGTTAGTGCCATATCAGAAACCATTTCCCCTTCCACAGCCCCATCTGCAGAATCCATAACCACTTCTGTTGAATCAGTGCCCGGTACAGAATCGTTTTCCATGTTTGATTTTCTGGCCCCGGGAATGATGGTATTTGCCATACTGCTTTTAGCCACCACGGTAGCTGCAGCTTTAAGCAGGGAAGTGGAAACTGGAACCCTGGCCCGCTTAAAAATGTCCCGGATGCGGTCTTTTGACCTATTATTCGGGGGTTTAATTCCCTGGTCACTGGTTGCTGCAGCTCAAATAGTTATTTTGCTGGTGGTGGCCATTATAATGGGCTTCAAATGGCAGGGAGGCTTAAATTCTCTAATACTGGCTATTTTTATTGCAGTAATTGGAGGAATAGCTTCTGTGGCATTGGGAATGATCATAGCTGCTTTTGCTAAAAATGATCGTCAGGCGGCCAACTTAGGGACCCTGGTTACAGTACCGGTTAGTTTTTTATCAGGAGCTTTTTTTGCATTGCCTCCCGTAGTAATTGGAGACTTCCTGGGCCAACAGGTGCAAATATATGATCTGCTTCCATGGACACACACCCTTACTGCTTTAAGGGCAGTATTAACATTTGGAGAAGGTTTAAATGATATTACATATTCCTTAGGCTGGATGATAGTCCTTACTTTAATCCTGTTTGTTATAGGTGTGGGAATATTTTCCAGAACCCGATTAAGTGCAGAAAATTAA